Within Vicia villosa cultivar HV-30 ecotype Madison, WI linkage group LG1, Vvil1.0, whole genome shotgun sequence, the genomic segment TCATCTCAGAGGAGTATTAGACTTGGATATTCCAAGatcagactctatttatgtgaTTGCTCCCGACAATATCAGAAACAGTACTACAACGTCTTCTCTCTTGCAAACGGTCGTACAAGTATGGGACAAAGTCCAGAAACACTTCACTGCATTCATGAAAGACCAAGTGCGTCAAATACGCACTGTATTTAAAACAACCAAAAAACTCAATCGATCTGCCTTTGAGTTCGTTATTCGAGTCAAAGCTATTGTTGATACCCTGTTATCAGTAGGCGAATCAATAAATGAACAAGACCAAATTGTGTTGTGCTTGATGGTCTTAATGCCAATGACTTGTTTTGCTTCCGACACATTTAATTGGCATCTCAAGTGCTTATGGCTTAGTTTCCCTTGCTAATAATTGTACAACTAGTTATAGGTCTGGTTTAGGTGGTTGTACCTCCTATGAAGATATGTCTCTTTAGCATTATAGACTAGGCCATGTAAATTTTCAGACCGTTAAGAATGTTTGTTTGTGTAATATCAATGTTGGTAATAAAAGTACACCTCAAATTTGTACCTCATGATGTTTAGGCAAATCATACAGAATCCACTCCTCTGCATCTGTTAATACTTACAATGCACCATTTGATCTCATTTGTTAATCTTTGAGGCCCTGCACCCTTCTCTTTCAAAAGTGGATATTAGTAGTACATTAGTTTTGTTGATCCATGTACAAAATATACATTGATTTACTTTCTTAGACTTAAGTTTGATGCTATGAATGCATTTAAGTTGTTTCTTGCCTATGTCCATACTCAGTTTAACACTAACATTAAAGTCTTGCAGTCTAATTTTGGTGGAGAATATATGCCCTTTACTAAATACCTGACTGAACTACGCATTGTGCATAAATTAACATGTCCACACACATATCATCAAAATGGTTCTGTTGAGCACGTCCATACTTTTGACACAACCAGTTGGATGCACTACTGATTCTATCACTCCACTAATACATACAAACGATACTCACATGGGTCAACATCAGACTAGTACTATCTTTGGTTGCATCATGCCCAATAGCGCATGGTGAGTCACTATCATCTGCCAGCTCATACCAACCACTATTATCTGTTGGACTTGACATGTCTCCTAGCTCTAACACCAATATACTTGAGGTATCTACCAATTAACTCTTGCGAGAGATACCTGATCATACTCAATCTCTCCTAGGTTCCACACATCTACCTGAATCATTTGTCACTCCATACATTAACACTCATCCCATGCTAACTCAAGCAAAGACATGTCACTTTAAACCCAACGCCTATGTAGCTCTTATTTAGCCCACCTCAGTAAAGCAAGCCTTGTCTAGTGCCCAATGGTTTCAAGCTATACAACAAGAGTATAATGCACTGTTGAACAACACAACATGGACACTCACCACTCTACCTAGTCACAAAAAAGTTGTAGGTTGCAAATGGGTGTTTAAAGTCAAGGAAAATCCAGATAGAACTGTCAATAAATACAAAGCACGTTTAGTGACTAAAAGCTTCCATCAACAACTTGGCTTTGATTATAATGATACCTTGTCTACAGTGATCAAGCCAACAACAACACGAGTCATCCTTACTCTTGCAATCACACACAAAGGGGAACTGCAACAGGTTTATATCAACAATGCATTTCTCAATGGTACTCTGCAAGAGGAGGTATACATGGTGCAACCTCCTGGCTTCATCAGTTTTGATAAAACTCTGGTCTGAAAACACACAAGGGGGCATTATATGGGCTTAAACAAGTACCAAGACAATGGTATGAAAAGCTTCACCAAGCTTTTTTTCACTTTGGCTTAGTGTTAGGCAAATGCGACCATTCTCTCTCCATTTACTCTCCTCAAGGCATCATCATGTGTGCTTTGCTTTGGTGTATGTAAGATGACATTTTAACTACTGGTTCATCCTCCAAACTTGTTCATGATCTTATCAATAAACTCCACCTCAAGTTGGCCTAAAAGAAGTTGGGTGACCTGAATACTTCTTAGGCATTTAAGTAAGCTACCATGCTCAAGGCTCTATTCTCTTGTCTCAGACCAAGTACATCAAAAATCTCCTAGCAAGATACAACGTGTCAGATGCCAATGGAGCTCCCACACCAATGCTCATCAGTCTCAAACTCAGTAAACATGGTTTCAATACTTTCTCATATCCTCATCAATACAGGTCAATTGTTGGGGCTTTACAATATGTTACCAGAACTAGGCATGACATTTCATTCAGGGTCAACAAGGCTTGCCAATTCATTTCATGGCCTCTCCCTTTACCATACATTGAACAGCTGTTAGAAGAACTCTAAGATACCTAAGTGGAAGAGTCAATTATGGCCTCACCTTGCTTCCTAAGACTCTAATTTAGTTTTTCTAATTCTCTTTGTTAGTTAGAAGTTAGTTTTGACAGTTAGGAATTGATTGAGTTAGTTAGGAGTTTGTTAGAACTCAACCAATTCTCCTATATATTGCACACTATACCATTTGTAATACTTTAACAGGtggtaatttttaataataactaaGCAAAATCCATTAAAAAAATTTGGGAGCACATGTCAAGCATTTAATaaagaaaatctaaaaaaatcatcACATATGTTGAACATGCAACACAATTATTCTTCCTAAATATAAATAATGACAGTACCAGGGATAGGGACTATGTCATTTCCCTGATGTAGAAGCCATGCTAGGGCTAATTGAGAAGGAGTGCATGCATACTTTAAAGCCAAGCCATTGATTCTTTCATAGAAAGACTTGTTCTTTTCCAAATTTTCTCCCGTGAACCTGGGATGCATATtctgttaaaaaaaacaaaaaaaaaaaattcagtagAAAATCACTGCAAAGGTAAAACTAAGTGATATTTATGACATTTCAATAGAAAGATGTGATTCAACAAATTGTCCGAGCCTTCTCTCATCGCTATTACTTCTACCATTATTATAAGAAAATTTCCAAATTCATGCAAATATAATACTGTATTACTTGTAGCTAGTTGCATACCAACAAGCTCTGACTAGGCAAGGTCTCCACAACTGACTTTCCAGCAAAAAAGCCACGGCCAAGAGGGCTGTATGCGACTATTCCAATGCCTAATTCTCTGCAGATACACAATAATTCTCAGTTACAAGAAAAACAATTTCCATATTTTACAGATAGTCTGTTAAAAGGATATATGAAAGAGTTGGCAAATATATCAAACCAACTGGAGTATAGTTGCAACCAAATGcactatgaaaagaaaataattcaatttgtataCCTGCAAAGTGGAATTATTTCTTCTTCAATGTCACGAGACCATAGGGAATACTCCATTTGTAAAGCGGTAATAGGATGAACTGCGTGTGCCCTCCTGATAGTGTCGGCATTAGCCTCTGACAACCCAATATATCTTATCTTTCCTTCATTAACCAGTTGCTTGAGCTCCTCCATCTTTTACAAAGAGGTCGATGTTAAAGCATTTAATCGCCAAGAATATTTTAAGTGTTGGAAAAGATTGGTATGCATAAACAAGAGGAGAGGAAAATCATTCAAAAGTTACGGTATCCTCAATTGGAACTGAAGTGTCAACTCGGTGTTGATAATATAAGTCTATATAATTGACATCAAGCCGCTTGAGACTAGCTTCACAGCATTCCCTTACATATTCAGGGGTACCTTTTACCCCAAAAACCATCCCATCAGATATAGTAACGCCAAACTTCGTAGCCAATTGCACTCTTTCTCGAGGAAGTTCTTTTAATGCCTTATGACAGAAGAAAAGAGTCATCCGTAAGAATTTTGTTAACAATAGAaatcaatatatttatttatccACGAGTCATAAAGAGTGTACATATCCTTTGAGAAGGTACAATTATTCTACATTGCAACAACACATTACATTTCTTTTCACAACACTCAGGCTTGCAGTAAAAAAGATGATTAGTTATTGGATAATATGTTACCTTACCAACCATGATTTCATTATCATGTTTGTGTCCATAAAGATCTGATGTATCAAAAAAAGTAACCCCTGTATTGAATACTTGCTTAATAATTGAACATCCATCTTCATGTGAGAGGGGAGCATTGTAAATTCCTGATAAACCTCCACATCCAAATCCCAACCTAGACACCTGCATTCGACAAAATGAATTTACAGAGGAGCTTATCTTATCACGATTCATACATCTTAAACCAGAGATTGGACCAGCTAGATAGGTGCTGAAATTGTAATTTATGCATCTGGTATGATATAGTTATTCTGTATGGGTGATATACCCATCTCTAACTCATTTGTGGTGCGAAAGCAACAAGAAAGACTTGAGACTAGAAATATTTATGTACGATGGAATTCCAAATCTGTAACTTGATTGTGAAAACAGAAACAGCAAGGTATGAGACATTGTACACTGCAACTAGCATCGTATTCCTGGCCTAACCTGTGAGTGTAGAGTGATGGAAATAGGCGAAGCCAATCAACATCACCAGTGTGTGCTTCTTGAAAACAAAACCCAATTAATATTAATAGTAAAAGCTATCTGTTCTACAAAGTATCAGCAATGGTATGATTAAAAATAGATGTGAAGGATGCTTTATCTATAAGCTTCCTCTAACTTTAGAAACAAACTGAAAAGATTTATTGCAAATTCCCAATTTATATGTGATGTAAGCAATAGTATAATAGAGTTAGATTGGGATGAAGAAATTTGACCTCTAAGCCTTGGTTACCCAGTTTGACTCTTGGGACTTGTTCCATCTCACTCT encodes:
- the LOC131643499 gene encoding perakine reductase-like isoform X2 — translated: MEKKSEMEQVPRVKLGNQGLEVSRLGFGCGGLSGIYNAPLSHEDGCSIIKQVFNTGVTFFDTSDLYGHKHDNEIMVGKALKELPRERVQLATKFGVTISDGMVFGVKGTPEYVRECCEASLKRLDVNYIDLYYQHRVDTSVPIEDTMEELKQLVNEGKIRYIGLSEANADTIRRAHAVHPITALQMEYSLWSRDIEEEIIPLCRELGIGIVAYSPLGRGFFAGKSVVETLPSQSLLNMHPRFTGENLEKNKSFYERINGLALKYACTPSQLALAWLLHQGNDIVPIPGTTKLKNFENNIGSLNVKLTEEQLREISDTVPVEEIAGKRDYGSLLKGLNTF
- the LOC131643499 gene encoding perakine reductase-like isoform X1, coding for MEKKSEMEQVPRVKLGNQGLEVSRLGFGCGGLSGIYNAPLSHEDGCSIIKQVFNTGVTFFDTSDLYGHKHDNEIMVGKALKELPRERVQLATKFGVTISDGMVFGVKGTPEYVRECCEASLKRLDVNYIDLYYQHRVDTSVPIEDTMEELKQLVNEGKIRYIGLSEANADTIRRAHAVHPITALQMEYSLWSRDIEEEIIPLCRELGIGIVAYSPLGRGFFAGKSVVETLPSQSLLNMHPRFTGENLEKNKSFYERINGLALKYACTPSQLALAWLLHQGNDIVPIPGTTKLKNFENNIGSLNVKLTEEQLREISDAVPVEEIAGKRDYGSLLQYMWKFSTTPPLK